From Trichomycterus rosablanca isolate fTriRos1 chromosome 18, fTriRos1.hap1, whole genome shotgun sequence, the proteins below share one genomic window:
- the hephl1b gene encoding ferroxidase HEPHL1: MELHVNSWCLFSLISFCSFIRENQGIKRTFFIGIREEHWDYAPGGYNHINGKSAAQDEHASVFLEQGPHRIGHVYKKAIYRQYTDETYTQEIPKPSWLGYLGPVLRAEVEDVIVVRLKNFASRSFSLHTHGVFYEKDSEGALYPDGTSGRMKQDDGVPPRGTYTYTWTVKPEYGPTAGDPNCLTWAYHSHLVASRDISSGLIGALLTCKKGTLQPIYGLNSKTPSRVTYSQVRRTDVDQDFLLLFSVVDENLSWYLDENIQNFCFDPDGVDPTDPDFQRSNQMNAINGYVYGNLPGLELCQNRKVAWHFLGMGNEVDIHSAYFHGHTMLVLGHRVDTVSLFPATFMTAEMVPLVTGRWLLNCQVNTHIQDGMQALFQVSHCGGQTNSVTMDGTVRKYYIAAELVPWNYAPSGIDALTHVSLTESGRHSEVYFSREGGGLGGEYIKAVFTAYTDSTFTEKINTDTHLGILGPVLHAEVGDVLQITFLNRADRNYSIQPHGLQYAKNYEGAQYEDDVVKSGSHVQPEHLFTYRWEVREGPSESDPACISYLYFSSTDPIKDTNSGLFGPLLVCKRGTLTSSNTQKDVDKEFFLLFSVLDENLSWYLNRNIQLYGTYESDPEDETFQESNKMHAVNGYMYGNLPGLEICENDRVRWHLLGLGTEVDMHGVHFQGNTFLTEGTTRDTVAVFPHTAVSVFMQPDTTGQFELSCQVSDHYMGGMRQQYRVKKCGDSRSSRLSAPTANYYISAEELEWDYAPDRTWELQNFNTTEEDSPGSIFVGRGETRLGSKYKKVVYREYTDATFRIRKQRGTAEQHLEILGPIIRAEVGEVLQITFLNKASRPYTIHPHGVKTSPQNPEPVLPGNTSTYLWSVPESSGPGVSDPNCITFAYYSTVDLIKDTTSGLIGPLVICRKGTLSQTRQRLDVDQEFALLFFIFDENISWYLEENIQVYYNSSHPLIKNEDFVESNKMHAINGRVYGNLHGLEMQIGNKVNWYLLGMGSEVDLHTVHLHGQTFTHKTDHTHRADVYDLFPGTFQTLEIVPDSEGTWLLHCHVNDHIHAGMETTYTIKSLNLYKPSSGASTSSQHLVTVWILVFIATLNMD, encoded by the exons ATGGAGCTTCACGTGAATAGCTGGTGTTTGTTCAGTCTAATCAGTTTTTGCTCATTCATTCGAGAAAACCAAGGCATTAAAAGAACTTTCTTTATTGGAATAAGAGAGGAGCACTGGGATTATGCACCAGGAGGATATAACCACATTAACGGGAAATCTGCTGCTCAGGATga ACATGCATCTGTATTTCTCGAACAAGGCCCCCATAGAATTGGCCACGTGTATAAAAAAGCTATCTACAGGCAGTACACAGACGAGACTTATACACAGGAGATCCCAAAACCCAGCTGGCTTGGCTACCTGGGGCCTGTGCTTCGGGCTGAGGTTGAAGATGTTATTGTGGTCCGCCTGAAGAACTTTGCGTCCAGGAGCTTTTCTCTGCACACACACGGGGTCTTCTATGAGAAAGACTCAGAAG GGGCACTATATCCAGACGGAACATCTGGAAGAATGAAGCAAGATGATGGGGTTCCACCTAGAGGAACGTACACTTACACGTGGACAGTGAAGCCAGAGTATGGTCCAACTGCTGGAGATCCAAACTGCTTGACCTGGGCTTACCACTCTCACCTGGTTGCTTCCAGAGACATTTCCTCTGGACTCATAGGAGCTCTGCTGACTTGCAAGAAAG GAACCCTACAGCCTATTTATGGATTAAATTCAAAAACACCATCAAGGGTAACCTACTCTCAGGTACGAAGAACTGATGTGGATCAGGACTTTCTCCTTCTGTTTAGTGTGGTGGATGAGAACCTGAGCTGGTACCTAGATGAAAACATCCAAAACTTTTGTTTCGATCCAGATGGTGTGGACCCAACTGATCCAGATTTTCAGCGGTCTAACCAGATGAATG cTATTAATGGCTATGTGTACGGAAACCTTCCTGGACTGGAGCtatgccagaacagaaaagtgGCATGGCATTTTCTCGGCATGGGCAACGAGGTGGATATTCATTCTGCATATTTCCATGGGCACACAATGTTGGTTCTTGGGCACCGCGTGGACACCGTCAGCCTGTTTCCTGCCACCTTCATGACGGCAGAGATGGTGCCTTTGGTGACTGGACGATGGCTGCTGAACTGTCAGGTTAACACCCATATCCAAG ATGGCATGCAAGCACTGTTCCAGGTTTCACACTGCGGTGGGCAGACGAACTCTGTGACTATGGACGGGACTGTAAGGAAGTACTACATCGCTGCTGAGCTGGTTCCATGGAATTATGCTCCATCAGGAatagatgctctgacccatgtGTCACTGACTGAAAGTGGAAG acattctg AGGTTTATTTTAGCAGAGAAGGTGGTGGTCTGGGTGGGGAATACATAAAGGCAGTATTCACAGCTTACACTGATAGCACTTTTACAGAGAAGATTAACACAGACACCCACCTTGGAATTTTGG GTCCTGTACTGCATGCTGAAGTTGGGGACGTATTACAGATTACATTTTTGAACAGAGCTGACAGGAACTACAGCATCCAGCCTCATGGCCTCCAGTACGCAAAGAACTATGAGGGAGCTCAATATGAAGATG ATGTTGTGAAAAGTGGATCTCATGTGCAGCCAGAACACTTGTTCACCTATAGGTGGGAGGTGAGAGAGGGGCCTTCTGAGAGTGACCCGGCCTGCATCTCATACCTGTATTTCTCCTCCACTGACCCTATTAAAGACACTAACTCTGGCCTCTTTGGCCCACTTTTAGTGTGCAAGAGAGGTACGCTGACCTCCAGCAACACCCAG AAAGATGTGGATAAAGAGTTCTTCCTGCTCTTCTCAGTTCTGGATGAAAATCTGAGCTGGTACCTGAACAGGAATATTCAGTTATATGGAACATACGAATCTGACCCAGAGGATGAAACCTTTCAGGAGAGCAACAAGATGCATG CGGTGAATGGCTACATGTACGGGAACCTTCCAGGGCTGGAGATATGTGAGAATGACCGGGTCAGATGGCATCTCTTAGGGCTCGGCACAGAAGTCGACATGCATGGGGTTCACTTCCAGGGAAACACCTTTCTAACAGAGGGCACCACTCGTGATACCGTCGCCGTGTTCCCACACACTGCTGTTAGTGTTTTCATGCAGCCAGATACAACTG GGCAGTTTGAGTTAAGCTGCCAAGTCAGTGATCATTACATGGGAGGAATGAGGCAGCAGTACAGAGTAAAGAAGTGTGGGGACAGTCGGTCGTCTCGTCTGTCTGCTCCTACAGCAAACTACTACATCTCAGCAGAGGAGCTGGAGTGGGATTACGCACCAGATCGCACCTGGGAACTTCAAAACTTTAACACCACAGAAGAAGACAG TCCAGGCAGTATATTTGTGGGGAGAGGAGAGACCCGGCTTGGCTCTAAATATAAGAAAGTCGTTTACAGGGAGTACACTGATGCTACCTTTAGAATCAGGAAGCAACGTGGGACTGCAGAGCAACATCTGGAAATACTGG gtccaATCATCAGGGCTGAGGTTGGGGAGGTCCTTCAGATCACGTTCCTTAATAAGGCCAGTCGTCCTTACACTATCCACCCTCATGGAGTGAAAACTTCACCCCAAAATCCAGAACCTGTACTGCCTG GAAACACAAGTACATATCTGTGGAGTGTTCCTGAGAGTTCAGGCCCAGGTGTCTCTGATCCAAACTGCATCACATTCGCCTACTACTCTACTGTGGACTTGATTAAG GACACAACCAGTGGACTAATAGGACCACTAGTAATCTGCAGGAAAGGAACATTGAGCCAAACCAGACAAAGACTTGACGTGGATCAAGAATTTGCTCTTCTATTCTTCATCTTTGATGAGAATATATCATGGTACCTGGAGGAAAACATTCAAGTCTACTATAACAGCTCACATCCTCTGATCAAGAATGAAGACTTTGTGGAGAGCAATAAAATGCATG CAATCAATGGCAGAGTGTATGGAAATCTTCATGGACTAGAAATGCAGATCGGAAATAAAGTGAACTGGTATCTGCTGGGCATGGGCAGTGAAGTGGATCTGCACACTGTACACCTACATGGCCAGACCTTCACCCACAAG ACAGACCACACCCACCGGGCCGACGTATACGACTTGTTCCCGGGCACGTTCCAGACGCTGGAGATAGTCCCGGACAGTGAGGGAACGTGGCTTCTGCACTGCCATGTGAATGACCATATTCATGCAGGCATGGAGACAACCTACACCATCAAGAGTCTAAACCTATACAAGCCCAGCTCAG GGGCCAGCACTTCATCTCAACACTTGGTAACTGTTTGGATCCTGGTCTTCATCGCCACCCTTAATATGGACTAG